The Clostridia bacterium DNA window ATGTCTGAAATTGCCAAATGGTATGTAGTTCATACATACTCTGGCTATGAAAACAAAGTAAAAGCAAATCTTGAGAAAATTGTAGAAAACAGAAGTATGCAGGACTATGTCCTTGACATCGTTGTTCCTATGGAAGAACAGATAGAGATTAAGGACGGAAAGAAGAAAGCAACTTTAAAAAAAGTCTTTCCCGGCTACGTTTTAGTAAAAATGGTTATGACGGACGAGTCCTGGTATATTATTAGAAACACCAGAGGTGTGACCGGATTTGTGGGACCGGGATCAAAACCTGTTCCATTGACAGATGATGAAGTAAAAATGATGGGTGTGGAAGAATTCTTACCTACTCTTGATTACGAAGAAGGCGATAATGTGAGGGTTGTTTCAGGTCCTCTTGAAAACTTTATCGGTATCGTAGAAGAGATAAATATGGAAAAGAAGAAGGTTCGTGTATCTGTTTCCATGTTTGGCAGAGAAACACCTGTTGAGTTGGAATTGACACAAATACAGAAGATATAGGCCTTACGGCGGGCGGTTATAATATCATGGGTCAGAAGTACGCAAATACTTCAGCTTATGGTACTATAATGAGTCCATTACTTATAGATTATTGTTATAATAAAA harbors:
- the nusG gene encoding transcription termination/antitermination protein NusG → MSEIAKWYVVHTYSGYENKVKANLEKIVENRSMQDYVLDIVVPMEEQIEIKDGKKKATLKKVFPGYVLVKMVMTDESWYIIRNTRGVTGFVGPGSKPVPLTDDEVKMMGVEEFLPTLDYEEGDNVRVVSGPLENFIGIVEEINMEKKKVRVSVSMFGRETPVELELTQIQKI